GGACGTGGCGAGTGGCTGTTTCTGTCTCGTCTTCCACGAGGTCGATTGCGTGCCCTCGATCGAGCGCGTCCAGGGCAACCGGATCGTCATCTCCGTGCTGTTGCCCGACCGCGAGACGCTTCGGGAACTCGTCAGTCGGCTCCGCGAGGGAGGTTCCAGCGTCGACGTCTACGGCATCACCCAGTCGAACGTCGAAGGCACCGAATCGATCGTCATGGACGTCACCGACATCACCGACAAACAACGAGAGGCGCTGATGGTCGCCGTCGAGGAGGGGTACTACGACACGCCCCGCAACGCGGATCTGGAGGTGCTGGCCGACCGACTCGACATCTCGAAGTCGGCCGTCTCCCAGCGACTCAAGTCGATCGAGTCGAAACTGATCCACAAGCTCGTCGACCACTGGTCGATCGACTGACACGGGTTATCGTAGCGGCTGATCGGTATACCTGTCATCTCTATGCTATTTTTGGCGGTGGGGGATTTGAAACAGTGTAAAATGAAGGTAAATCTTCTCGCTGACGGCACACGGACGTGTGTGTATGAGCACGTATACGACATCCGGCCAGCGCGGGGGATGGTCGGCACGCGCCGGCGGTCGGAAACGGGTCCGACGGACGACGACGCCCGGGCGAGCGACTGATACTGCCGGCTGTAACAAACTGAAGGAACTCGCCACCCCAGGGTGGCGAATATCTTTACGAACTTACAGCCGGCAGTATGAACTGACGGGTGAGTTCGATGGCTGACTCCGACCACCCGCTGTTCGTGACGCTGAAGGTCGAGGACCGGTCGGCCCTGCAGCACGTCGTCCGTCAGTACTCCCGGCTAGAGTCGGAGGTGAAGATGATCTCGATCGTCGATCCCTCCCGCGAGGACGTCAATTGCCTGTCGATCGACGTCAGTGACGTCACCGAAAAGCAGTGGGAAGCGCTGGAGGTCGCACACGAACTGGGCCACTACTCGACCCAGCGAGGCGGCAACCTCTCGGACATCGCCGACGCGCTCGGCATCTCGAAGTCAGCGGCGTCACAGCGGTTGCGGGCCGCCGAGAGCAAGATCGTCTCCGCGATTCTCGGCGCGACCCAGATCACGGAGACTGTCTAGTCGCGGATCCACCTCACCAGTCCCAGAGATCCCTCCCACGACGGCATACGATCACTGTTACAGGTGAGCGGCAAGTACCTTCCGCCGTTCGCGTTCCGCGGTCGGCCCTGATACTGGTGGCGATACCATTTCGAACTGATCTGGCACGCCGTCGTGCCAGCTATCGTTACGAACGGATAGCCACCAGTATGACTGTCGGCAGTTCCCGACCCAGTGTTAAACCGCTGTATATTACAGCCGAACCGTTTTGCCCGAGGTATCAATAGACCCTCGCATGGCAGACGATCGACTGTCTTCGGAAGTCAGAGACAGGCTACAGGAACGCCGGGACGAGCAGACGGCCTCGGGCACGCTGGTCGCCAGCGACGAAGAGGCGTACGTCGGTGACACGATCACGCTGCGCGGGCTCAATCTCCCCGCCGATACGGAGGTCGACGTGATCTGGAAGACCGTCGAGGGGCGGTGGGGCGTCCTGCAGGCGAACGAGGTCGTCGGCGCGCAGTACCGCCCGCGAACAGTCACAGCGTTCACTGCGAGGACCGACGCGGACGGTCGCTTCGAGCGCGACTGGGAGATCCCCGAGGACTACGGCGGCGAGCACACGATCGAACTCCGGACCGACGAGGACGGCCCGCCGCTGGCGAAGACAACTATCGCCATCACGCCGTGGTTCGAACTCGACCGCACGGAAGCGCCGCTCGGCGAGTTCTTCACGATCACCGGCTACGGCATCGGCCCGAACGTCCTCGAGAACAACTACCAGATCGCCTGGGACAACGGGACGATGGGCTTCATGACCGGCGTGATCAACCGCGGCACGGCGACCGCGCGGGTTCGGGCGGTCGGGCCGGTCGGCTCCCACGAACTGCAGGTCTGGCGCAACTACCGGGGCGTGCCCTTCCTCCAGAACAACACCCAGTCGCCGTTCGGCGAGGTCGCCGGCGGCCGCCAGTACGCTTGGTCGGTCGAGGTGACCGACCCCGAGAGCGAACCGGAGACGGCGTGGGTCGAATCGATGTTCGACGAGGCGCCGCTGCCGGCGCACATGCCCGACCCGGATCGCGAGACCGAGGCCGAACTGGAGATCTCGCCCCAGTGCGGCCAGCCCGGCACGGACACGGTCCTCACGGGCCGGGGGTTCCCGCCCGAACAGCGCGTCGATCTGGTCTGGCACACCCACGAGGGCCACCGTGTGAAGGACATCCCGATCACGCCCGAGCCGGTTCCGGGTGTGCTCCCCTCCGTCGAAACCGACGAGGAGGGGTCCTTCCAGCTCGAGTTCGAGGTGCCGAAAGACCGCGGCGCGACCCGACCGATCACCGCGATGATCGACGGCGAGTCGGTCGCCGTCACCGGGTTCATGCTCCAGCCCGAGATCACCAGCATCGCCCCGACCAGCGGTCCCTCGGGCACGGAGATCGAGATCGCGCTGTCGGGGATCGGCTGGCCCATCTACGAGAACGCCTACTACTTCCTGTACGACAACAAGCCGCTGGGCTACATCTGCGGGCTTGAGGCCAAGATCAACGAGACGGTGCTGCGGGCGGCCGGCGAGCCGGGCTGGCACTTCATCGACGTCTATCCCAGCCTCTTCGACGTGCAGGACGACGAGCCCAACTTCGAGCTGATCCCGCATCTCTCGTATCTCGACAACCACCCCGTCCGGCCCCTGCCGGGCCTGCACATGGCGTTCGAGATCACCGAATAGGGCCCACGCCAGCATGCGACGGGACCGACTCTATCAGGCGGGTTCGCTCGCCGTGCCGCTACTCACGTGGCAGCTAGCGGCGGGTGTGTTCGGGCTCGTCAGTCCCTCGCTGTTGCCGCCGCCGCTGACCATCGTCGAGACGACGGCGACGCTGCTGACACAGGAGGGGTTTCGTTCGGACGTGCTGGTAACCCTCCAGCGGACGCTCGTCGCCTCGCTGGTCGGGTCGACGCTCGGGACGGTCGTCGGCCTGGCGATGGGCTGGAACCCGCACATAAAGGCCGTTCTCTCGCCGCTGGCGGCGGCGATCTTCCCGCTGCCGATGATCGCACTGTTGCCGCTGGTGATCCTGCTGCTCGGGAGCACCGAGACCGCGCTGGTCGTCACTGCCGGCCTCGGGACCTTCTTCGTGGTGCTGTGGAACGCGATGGACGGGGCAAGCGGGATCGAGAGCGTCCACGTCGACGTCGCCAGGGACAACGGCGCGACCTCGACCTATCGACTCTTCCGGGAGGTGTTGCTCCCGGGCTCGCTCCCGCTGGTGCTGGTCGGACTGCGCCTCGGGTTGAGCACCTCGCTTCTGATCGTCGTCGCCGTCGAGCTGGTCGCCGGGGGCAGCGGTCTCGGCAACTTCCTGTGGATCGCCTGGATGTCCTACGACATCACCGCGCTGTACGCCGGGCTGGTCGTCAGTGCCGTCCTCGGGATCGCCTTCACTTACGGACTCGGCGCGATCGAACGGCGACTCGTCCCCTGGCACGCGGACAACCGACGGACTGTCGTCCTGTGAGGAATCGGCGCTCGGCGACGGGATATAAAACGCCCTGAAATATGAAGCACATGGGTTTCACCGATAGCAGGACAACGGACAGCTATGGCGGATGGTACGCGGCTAAGCAGATCGAACGGACGAGAACGGAGTACACGTCGCAGGTTTCTGGCGGGGACAAGCGTCGCGGCGGCGGCCGGCGTCGCCGGCTGTAACGGCCTGCTGGGCTCGAGTGACGAGTCGAACACCGGCCCGGAGACTGTGACGTTCGGGACGCTGACGATTCCGGCCGTGGCCGAGGTGCTGGTCGCCAAGGATCGGGGCTACTTCGAGGAGCGAGACATCGAACTCGAGGTCGAGCGCATCCAGAGCGCCCAGCGGGCGACGCCACAGCTGGCCAGCGGCGACCTCGACACGGCGACGGGATCGGTCGGGGCGGGCCTGTTCAACTCGATGGCGCAGGACGTCGAGATCAGCGTCGTCGCCGACCAGACCCAGTACTGGCGCGGGCAACCCTCCTCGAACAAGGTGTTGATCCGCCCGGAGAAGTACTCCGAGGGGATGACGCTCGCGGACGTCTCGGAGGACTTCACGATCGCGTTGCACGGCAAGGGGAACGTCGACGCCTACATCTGGGCGCGACTGCTCCAGCGCAATGACATGACCTGGGGCGACGTCCGGACCAGGGAGATCCTCTATACGAACATGACGGGCGCGATGTCGGCGGGCGAGATCGACGCCGCCGCCATCCCCGATCCGCTGGGACTGGGGATGGTCAACGAGACGGGCGCAAAGCGGTTGCTGTACGCTTCGGAGGTCGCCCCGCGGATGCAGATCGGCGTCTACCTGTTCGGCGAGCCGTTCATGCAGGACCGCCCGGAGATCGCGCGCCGGTGGCTGGAGGCGTACCTGCTCGGCGTCCGCGAATACTACGAACTGGGCGGGTTTCCCAGCGACGAGGTCGCGTCGATCGTCAGCGAGGAGTTCGACCTCCGGAAGAACCTGATCAAGATGTCGATCCCGTCGCTGCCCCACAAGAACGGACGCCTCAACAGGGAAAGCATCATGAGTCAGCAGGCCTACCATCACTGTCGAGGAGAGGTCGAAGAGCAGGCCGAGGAATCGGCGATTGTCGACGAATCGCTGCTAGAGGAGGCGCTTGACGACGTTGGCCGACTCGACGATCCCGAACCCGCCGTCGAGACGATAAACGAGTGGGGACAAACCTCCCCCAAGCCCTACTCGGAACTGGAGACGATCGACGAACCCGAGGGGTTCCCGGCTGACCCGCTGTGTGAATGAGCGACCGATCGATCCGCCCGAGCGCGGCGACAGCCCATCTGAGCGACCAATCCATGGAGCCACCACGAACGTCGACGGACGACGCGGTCGCCGGCACCGATACGGAACGTGCCGACAACGAGCGGCCAGTCCGCATCCGCGCGACGGGGATCGAGAAGACCTACACCGGCCGGGACGGCGACGTCCAGGCGCTGTCGGGGATGGAGCTGGACGTGTACGACAGCGAGTTCTTCTGTCTGCTCGGCCCCTCGGGCTGTGGCAAGTCGACGTTCCTGCGACTGGTCAGCGGCCTGCTCGAACCCGACGCCGGCGAGATCGAGATCCGGACCGAATCCAACGGCGATCGACCGTCCACCAGCATGGTCTTCCAGGAGAAAGGGATCTTCCCCTGGAAGTCGGTGCTGGACAACGTCGCGTTCGGCCTGAAGATGCGCGGCGTCGACAGGCAGAAACGCTACGAGATCGCTCGCGAGTATATCGAGAAGGTCAACCTCTCGGAGTTCGAGAACGCCTATCCCCACCAGCTCTCGGGCGGGATGGCCCAGCGAGTCGGCATCGCTCGCGCGTTCGCCAACGACCCGCAGGTGCTGTTGATGGACGAACCGTTCGGTGATCTGGACGCCCAGACGAAACGCTACCTCCAGGAGGAGTTGCTCTCGCTGTGGAGCGAGTCCAGAAAGACCGTCGTCTACGTCACCCACGACATCGAGGAGGCGATCCAGCTGGGCGATCGACTCGGCGTCATGGGCGCACGTCCCGGTCACGTCAAGGAAATCGTCGACGTCGACCTCGACCGACCGCGAACGCGCGGGAACCTCGACATCGCTCGCCTCGAAGAACTACAGACCCGCGTGTGGGACGTGCTGAGCGACGAGGTCCAGCGCACGGTCGAACGACGATGACTCGACTCACCGGCACCCGGATCGTCCGACGGCTCCCGGCGCTGATCGGCCCGTTCGTCGTGCTCGCGCTCGCGTGGGAACTCGCGGCGGGCGTCATCCTCGATCCTCGGTTTTTCCCGCCCCCCTCCGAGACCCTGCCGCTGGCGGTCGAGCTGTACCTCCACGGTGAGTTCGTCACGCACGCCGCCGCGAGCGTCCGGCGGATCGTGCTGGCGACGGCGATCGGCGCGAGTGCGGGCATCGCCGTCGGGATCGTCGCCGGCTGGTCCCACCGGGCGCGGCTGCTGGTGAACCCGCACCTGGCGGTGCTGTACCCGCTCCCGAAGATCGCGCTGTTGCCGGTGATGTTCGCGCTGTTCGGGCTGACCGAGACCGTCCGGATCCTGACGATGGCGCTGGCGGTGTTCCTGCTGGTCGCGATCAACACGATGGGCGGCGTCCGCTCGATCGAGGACGTCCACGTCGAGGCGGCGCTCGACAACGGCGCTGGCACGCTCGAGCTCTACCGGGAGGTCATCTTGCCGGGCGCGCGCCCGCAGATCTTCAGCTCGCTCAGCATGGGCTTCAGTGTCGGCTTCGCGCTGCTTGTCGTTATCGAGATGCTGGCTGCCGAGTCCGGGCTGGGCTACGTCATCTGGAGCTCCTGGGAGCTGTTCACGATCCCGCGGATGTACGTCGCCGTCTTCTCGATCAACGTCCTCGGCGTGCTCTTCGTCCACGGCACCGAGATCGTCGGCGACGTGCTCACGCCCTGGGAAGGAACCTACCAGCCATGACGGACGACACCGACGAACTGAAGACACAACCATGACAGACAACATCGACCAACCGGAGACCGAGGTATCGAGCGCACAGACAGGCGAAGTGAACGAACGGCCGGAGACGAGCGACACAGGCGACGAGTCGGCGACGGCAGAAACCAGCGCCTCGGAGGTGGCAAGCGAGTCGGACTTCGATGAGGAGGAGGCGCGCCTGGAGTTCTCCGACACCGTCACTATCGAGACGGGCAAGGACGATCTCTGGGCGTTTATCTCTCGGGCTGAGAACCTCGCGGAGTGTATCCCGGGCGCGGAATCCGTCGAACGGCTCAGCGAACGGCAGTACACCTGCGAGATCACGCGCGGGATCAGCCGCGTGCGAGTCTCGCTGGACGGCGAGTTCGAACTCGTCGAGATGAACGAGCCCGACTGGATCGTCATGGAGGGCAACGGCTTCGACTCGACGACCGGTAGCGACTTTGACGTCCTCGCCGCCATGGAGATGGACGAACACGACGAGGGCACTAACCTCTCCTATTCGGCGGAGCTGTACTACACGGGCGGGGTCGCCCGGCTCGGCGCGCGACTCTTGAGCCGGGTCATCGAAGGCGACATCGAGACGTACTTCCAGAACATCAAAGACGAAGTCGAAGCTCAGTAGCCGCGGCCGAACGCCGAAAAGCGTCAGAGAGGTCGCCGTCCTACGAGCTACCGTCGTCGGAACTCGCGTTCGGGTTGACGAAGTAGATCGAACCCAGGTAGACGCCGACGTCGTTGAATTCCTCGTCGCCGTTGGTCCCCGAGATCTGCACCTCGTAGGCGTATTCGCCGCTGAGGTCGTCCGGGATGCTGTCGGCTTTCCAGACGGCGTTCCAGGCGTGGCTTCCCTCCGACCACGAATCGTTGTTCTCGGCACCCCACGCGAGTTCGAGCGTCGTGTCGATCTCGTCGCTGGGGAAGGTGATCTGTGCGGAATCGACGACCTCGTCGCTCGGGGTCACCATCTCGCCGCTGCTGGCGTGCCAGATGCCGATGTCGAAGCCGACCGATCCGGTCGAATCGAAGGTGTAATTGGGGTTGCAACTGCT
This window of the Halapricum desulfuricans genome carries:
- a CDS encoding ABC transporter permease is translated as MTRLTGTRIVRRLPALIGPFVVLALAWELAAGVILDPRFFPPPSETLPLAVELYLHGEFVTHAAASVRRIVLATAIGASAGIAVGIVAGWSHRARLLVNPHLAVLYPLPKIALLPVMFALFGLTETVRILTMALAVFLLVAINTMGGVRSIEDVHVEAALDNGAGTLELYREVILPGARPQIFSSLSMGFSVGFALLVVIEMLAAESGLGYVIWSSWELFTIPRMYVAVFSINVLGVLFVHGTEIVGDVLTPWEGTYQP
- a CDS encoding ABC transporter permease: MRRDRLYQAGSLAVPLLTWQLAAGVFGLVSPSLLPPPLTIVETTATLLTQEGFRSDVLVTLQRTLVASLVGSTLGTVVGLAMGWNPHIKAVLSPLAAAIFPLPMIALLPLVILLLGSTETALVVTAGLGTFFVVLWNAMDGASGIESVHVDVARDNGATSTYRLFREVLLPGSLPLVLVGLRLGLSTSLLIVVAVELVAGGSGLGNFLWIAWMSYDITALYAGLVVSAVLGIAFTYGLGAIERRLVPWHADNRRTVVL
- a CDS encoding helix-turn-helix domain-containing protein, with the protein product MADGPPITATLAVEPPPEADCVVVSATDDVDIQDHNLTFSRSTGNGDLEDGTCNTKVVEEEEGVFSDRYVRSDVASGCFCLVFHEVDCVPSIERVQGNRIVISVLLPDRETLRELVSRLREGGSSVDVYGITQSNVEGTESIVMDVTDITDKQREALMVAVEEGYYDTPRNADLEVLADRLDISKSAVSQRLKSIESKLIHKLVDHWSID
- a CDS encoding ABC transporter ATP-binding protein, whose translation is MEPPRTSTDDAVAGTDTERADNERPVRIRATGIEKTYTGRDGDVQALSGMELDVYDSEFFCLLGPSGCGKSTFLRLVSGLLEPDAGEIEIRTESNGDRPSTSMVFQEKGIFPWKSVLDNVAFGLKMRGVDRQKRYEIAREYIEKVNLSEFENAYPHQLSGGMAQRVGIARAFANDPQVLLMDEPFGDLDAQTKRYLQEELLSLWSESRKTVVYVTHDIEEAIQLGDRLGVMGARPGHVKEIVDVDLDRPRTRGNLDIARLEELQTRVWDVLSDEVQRTVERR
- a CDS encoding CoxG family protein; amino-acid sequence: MTDNIDQPETEVSSAQTGEVNERPETSDTGDESATAETSASEVASESDFDEEEARLEFSDTVTIETGKDDLWAFISRAENLAECIPGAESVERLSERQYTCEITRGISRVRVSLDGEFELVEMNEPDWIVMEGNGFDSTTGSDFDVLAAMEMDEHDEGTNLSYSAELYYTGGVARLGARLLSRVIEGDIETYFQNIKDEVEAQ
- a CDS encoding ABC transporter substrate-binding protein; this encodes MADGTRLSRSNGRERSTRRRFLAGTSVAAAAGVAGCNGLLGSSDESNTGPETVTFGTLTIPAVAEVLVAKDRGYFEERDIELEVERIQSAQRATPQLASGDLDTATGSVGAGLFNSMAQDVEISVVADQTQYWRGQPSSNKVLIRPEKYSEGMTLADVSEDFTIALHGKGNVDAYIWARLLQRNDMTWGDVRTREILYTNMTGAMSAGEIDAAAIPDPLGLGMVNETGAKRLLYASEVAPRMQIGVYLFGEPFMQDRPEIARRWLEAYLLGVREYYELGGFPSDEVASIVSEEFDLRKNLIKMSIPSLPHKNGRLNRESIMSQQAYHHCRGEVEEQAEESAIVDESLLEEALDDVGRLDDPEPAVETINEWGQTSPKPYSELETIDEPEGFPADPLCE
- a CDS encoding helix-turn-helix domain-containing protein, whose amino-acid sequence is MADSDHPLFVTLKVEDRSALQHVVRQYSRLESEVKMISIVDPSREDVNCLSIDVSDVTEKQWEALEVAHELGHYSTQRGGNLSDIADALGISKSAASQRLRAAESKIVSAILGATQITETV